From a single Gimesia fumaroli genomic region:
- a CDS encoding type II secretion system minor pseudopilin, translating to MKQHTPQHERRRPFPDQETASHVRAGSTLLVVLVVVVMLSLGAYTFSELMIVEMEATNIYGRSIQSRELALSGIELAAAYVGDRTEVDGWNSYHNPDQFQNINMVQGEIPRTSGFLSIVAPVASDSQSKTIRFGLMNESGKLNLNILANEEVEVSLDLEEDIEFDSAIDRLMYIPNMTEDIAAAILDWIDEDDETRSFGAESDYYETLESPYFAKNGPLESLDELLLVRDVTPELLYGEDTNRNGILDPNENDGDATLPIDNADGVLDSGWFAYFTVHSREINIRPDGSEKINLNGTMLTELYDELEAELGPDEARFIVAYRVSGPILTAEDLASGGSGTIVGGGMSDEQALNELANGLAKAMFSEEGVTVTRAGIDLSGGGVYSINSIFDLIGSEVEVEVDGQKTTLISPWSADPATMTVELPILHDLLTTSKNQYIEGRIQIDEARLETLQGIPEMDDDLANAIVNSQMTGTNGAPSTQISQARQTTGWLVIEGLTTIEQIRKLAPHICSRGDVFRAQSLGYFGQRGPITRVEAIIDGTFIPPRITYIRDLSNLGSGYPVSTLQGAAEE from the coding sequence ATGAAACAACACACTCCACAGCATGAACGCAGACGACCTTTTCCTGATCAGGAAACAGCGTCGCACGTCCGCGCAGGCAGCACGTTGTTGGTGGTGCTGGTGGTTGTAGTCATGCTCAGCCTGGGCGCCTATACGTTTTCGGAACTGATGATCGTTGAGATGGAAGCTACCAATATTTATGGCCGATCGATCCAATCGCGCGAATTGGCGTTATCGGGAATCGAACTGGCAGCCGCTTATGTGGGGGATCGAACAGAGGTCGATGGCTGGAATTCGTATCACAATCCTGATCAGTTTCAGAACATCAATATGGTACAGGGAGAGATCCCACGTACTAGCGGTTTTCTCAGTATAGTTGCGCCCGTCGCTTCTGACTCTCAGTCAAAAACAATCCGCTTCGGATTGATGAATGAATCGGGCAAACTGAATTTGAACATCCTGGCAAACGAAGAAGTCGAAGTTTCATTAGATCTCGAAGAAGATATCGAATTCGACAGCGCCATAGATCGCTTAATGTATATTCCCAATATGACCGAAGACATCGCCGCTGCAATCCTCGACTGGATCGATGAAGATGATGAAACACGCTCATTCGGCGCTGAGAGCGACTATTACGAAACACTCGAATCACCATACTTTGCCAAAAACGGCCCACTGGAATCGCTGGATGAGCTGTTGCTGGTCCGAGATGTGACTCCTGAATTGTTATACGGCGAAGATACCAATCGAAACGGAATTCTCGACCCGAACGAAAATGACGGAGACGCCACTCTGCCGATAGACAATGCGGATGGAGTATTGGACTCAGGTTGGTTCGCTTACTTCACTGTGCATAGTCGGGAGATCAATATCCGCCCGGACGGCTCCGAGAAAATCAATCTCAACGGCACCATGCTCACGGAACTGTATGATGAACTGGAAGCAGAGTTGGGACCGGATGAAGCACGCTTTATTGTAGCATATCGTGTCAGTGGCCCAATTCTTACTGCCGAAGATCTGGCATCGGGGGGAAGTGGAACCATCGTCGGTGGAGGTATGTCTGACGAGCAGGCTTTAAATGAACTGGCAAATGGTCTGGCGAAAGCGATGTTTTCAGAAGAAGGTGTCACAGTCACCCGGGCCGGAATTGATCTGTCGGGAGGCGGCGTCTACTCGATCAATTCGATCTTTGACTTGATTGGATCAGAAGTCGAAGTCGAAGTCGACGGACAAAAAACAACACTCATCAGCCCCTGGTCGGCCGACCCCGCAACAATGACTGTAGAATTACCGATACTGCACGATCTTCTGACAACAAGCAAAAACCAGTATATTGAAGGACGGATCCAGATTGATGAGGCGCGGTTGGAAACACTGCAAGGTATCCCGGAAATGGACGACGATTTAGCCAATGCGATCGTGAATTCCCAAATGACTGGTACAAACGGAGCCCCTTCTACGCAAATCAGCCAGGCACGGCAAACAACGGGATGGCTTGTCATAGAAGGCCTTACGACAATAGAACAAATACGGAAACTGGCCCCGCATATTTGCAGTAGGGGTGATGTATTTCGCGCGCAGTCCCTCGGCTATTTTGGTCAGAGAGGCCCGATCACCCGGGTCGAAGCAATTATCGATGGCACATTTATTCCTCCACGAATTACTTATATCCGCGATTTAAGTAATCTGGGCTCCGGGTATCCGGTGTCGACATTGCAGGGGGCGGCAGAGGAATAA